From a single Budorcas taxicolor isolate Tak-1 chromosome X, Takin1.1, whole genome shotgun sequence genomic region:
- the LOC128069588 gene encoding MLV-related proviral Env polyprotein-like has product MWGSLLWVTLGILGVLEKGGHTNQNPHQPFQVTWILKNGETYKELNQTTATQPKDKWWPDLYFHLQQLTETSWARAYLRNVGFYACPGHQRENIKTCGGIAHAVGPNQVIAPPSPSPRETNATNVVTSPTLTPSLQLTRTDPLETQEPLWALVKETYKALNHSNPNATQSCWLCYTLHPPYYEAVGLNATYNLSILSNPPQCPWGDRKVGLTMKDVWGLGTCLGTVPIDKQTLCAQTGNDTNFTNKTYVIPETGGWWVCSQTGLTPCLHLAVFNQSREFCVMVAVVPKITYHPEEVLYNFWDRDTPAPRYKREPITAITLAMLFVLGAAGMGTGIASLTTQHQGLITLRAAIDKDIARIEKSMMALEKSLTSLSEVVLQNRRGLDLVFLQQGGLCAALKEECCFYADHTGVVRESMAKVREGLERRKREREAQQGWFESWFQSSPWLTTLLSSLMGPIIILLLLLTFGPCILNKLLAFIKQRLNTVQLMVLRQQYQGLPTSTP; this is encoded by the exons ATGTGGGGCTCTCTACTTTGGGTTACTCTGGGGATACTGGGGGTCCTGGAAAAAGGGGGACACACCAACCAAAACCCCCACCAGCCCTTTCAGGTCACCTGGATCTTGAAAAATGGAGAGACCTACAAAGAACTAAACCAGACCACCGCCACCCAACCGAAAGATAAGTGGTGGCCTGACCTATACTTTCACCTCCAACAGCTAACCGAGACCTCATGGGCCCGGGCATATCTCAGAAATGTTGGGTTTTATGCCTGCCCGGGACATCAGCGGGAAAACATAAAGACCTGTGGGGGAATA GCCCATGCTGTGGGGCCCAACCAGGTTATTGCACCTCCCAGTCCCTCACCACGGGAGACAAACGCCACAAATGTTGTGACCTCGCCTACCCTCACCCCCTCCCTTCAGCTGACCCGGACTGACCCGCTAGAGACCCAGGAACCCCTGTGGGCCTTGGTCAAAGAAACTTACAAGGCCCTCAACCACTCCAATCCTAACGCGACCCAATCCTGCTGGCTTTGCTACACCCTACATCCACCTTACTACGAGGCCGTGGGCTTAAATGCTACCTACAACTTATCCATTCTCTCCAACCCACCGCAGTGCCCTTGGGGAGACCGCAAGGTAGGCCTTACCATGAAAGACGTATGGGGTTTGGGGACCTGCTTAGGCACGGTCCCTATAGATAAACAAACCTTGTGCGCCCAGACTGGCAATGATACCAATTTCACCAATAAGACCTACGTCATACCCGAAACCGGGGGGTGGTGGGTGTGCTCACAGACTGGGCTAACGCCCTGTCTCCACTTGGCCGTCTTCAACCAGAGCAGGGAATTCTGTGTCATGGTAGCGGTAGTGCCCAAGATTACATACCATCCAGAAGAGGTCCTCTACAACTTTTGGGACCGAGACACCCCAGCTCCTAGATATAAGAGGGAGCCCATTACAGCTATTACTCTGGCAATGCTGTTCGTCCTGGGGGCAGCTGGGATGGGCACAGGCATTGCTTCCCTGACCACACAACATCAGGGCCTGATCACCCTGAGGGCCGCAATTGACAAAGACATCGCCCGCATAGAGAAGTCCATGATGGCCCTAGAAAAGTCCCTGACTTCCCTTTCCGAAGTGGTATTACAAAACCGCAGGGGACTAGACCTGGTCTTTTTGCAGCAGGGGGGCCTCTGTGCAGCCCTCAAAGAAGAATGCTGTTTCTACGCTGATCATACTGGGGTGGTTCGGGAGTCCATGGCTAAAGTAAGAGAGGGATTAGAacgcaggaagagagagagggaggctcagcagggctggtttgagtcctggttccagAGTTCCCCTTGGCTGACAACTTTGCTATCCTCCCTAATGGGACCGATCATCATTCTCCTGCTGCTCCTGACTTTCGGGCCCTGTATCCTAAATAAGCTTCTGGCCTTTATCAAACAACGGCTCAACACGGTCCAGCTAATGGTGCTGCGACAGCAGTACCAAGGGCTTCCAACAAGCACTCCGTGA